DNA from Hippocampus zosterae strain Florida chromosome 18, ASM2543408v3, whole genome shotgun sequence:
CTCCATAAAGAGAGGACTAAGCAAGAAAATACACTTTGCACACGGGTATTTATTATGCCAATGTGTATTTACAATGGGACACAATTTTAAATAACTAATAGCAACATTGGCATTCTTGTGCTCTGGCGCGCTGACAAACATTTGACTACTGAACAAAAGCCTGAGTTGCACCTGGTGCATCAGGTGATTACGGTTATGTACATGGCATCAAATGTTTGTTCCGTTGTGggttttctttaattttttttttttgtgattggaaAAAATTGGAACATACAACGATTCAATAAAAAGATGCAAAGAAACGACTGAGTAATTATCCTAGGATTCGGTGTATTAGTAGAAATGGGAATAATGTAAGATAAAACGTCAAACATAACATCCATTTGCCCTTATTCATACCGCTCAGCTTAATTACTCAATTCTGAATTGCAGAgacaaatggaagaaaatgaatCAATGTCATCGTTACTTAGTGTTCATGTGAGGAAAAATATTTCCGTCCTCTATTAATATTCTTTGTCTGATTACTGTAAATAGTGTCTGATGGTTGTTACAAGCAACATTGTCGCTTTTCCCAAATGTATTTGAGTGCACACGTCCGACGGGTTCAATGCCTTTTGCACAATTTGCGGTCATCTAAACTAGCAACTGAATGGCAACATTCACAACACGTGTTTCATCATGAATGGCCCAATACATTTCCTGATTCTGTTGGAATTGATATTTAAGCAGTCCTCTTCATCGTACCGcccacattttgacatcaccaGACCATTCTGTGCAGTGCAATTTAGGCTTATCCTGAAATTTAAACCTGAAAGCTAAATACTCTGCAGGACTGCGTGCCTAACTTTTTGAAAGAGGTGCATTTGTTTGGAGGAGTTTGGCTGAATTTTCTTTTCCCGTGCGAATGAGAAAGGCTTTGAAGGGAAACACTCCCTGTGTTTCAAGCAGATCAAGAAAAACCAGTgcaatctaaaacaaacaagtaGAATCTCGAGTCTCACGAATAGTAGAATTTACCTTCCAAAGAAAGAAACATGCCTATATTTCTGTTTGTAtaaatgctgtatgtatgtatttttaattagaAATAATGTATCATGTCCTACTATTTATGTTCTACGCATTACGGAAATGGTTACCGTACTGTAAGCATGGGATTTGATTGAAAATGTTGGTGCTTAAATATACAATATTTAATTTTGTAAAGGGCAAGGTAGTGAAGGCGGGGAATGGTTCTGGAGTAGCGTGACGTAACATAAACGTAACCGATTTGCATCAGTTGTCAAGCGTGAATAAATGACCAAGCGGAAACGACTAAATTGACCGAGACGATTTCCACAAAACAATAAAGTCATGCCTTTTCAAatttattaaaacacaaaacggTGACCACGGGTGTAAAAGTATTCACCCAAATTCGGTCCTTTTGTCTGCTGCTAAAAGACGTAGCTTTGGTGTGACACACAAACAGCTCTACAACTCCCACCCGACTGTTCCAACTTCAGGCAAATGCAGAGATAAATACATTGacaatcacatttaaaatctATCCTATAGCACCATGTATTAAATTAATCACCAAAGACGAAAAGGAATGTCATATTCACTGTAAATATAGTTCGTTTTGGTTAGTGTTGTAAACGTAAAATGTAGTTTTAGTATTAATTTTTACAAGCGTTtccgttttgattttatttcgttaacaaagttgtttttcaatttttgtttcgGCTATTTGTTGGTTTTCGTGAACAAAAATACCCTTGTTTTGAAGCTGTTCTAAAATAATACCCGGAAGTAATGACCTTGCTGCCGAATTTAAACTTGATGCAGCCAGCTGGAGGCGATAGCTGAAGGAATCTCGTTGACGTATCGTACAACGAAATACGCGGGACGGGGAAACACTCGTGACCACAGCTGGAGAGAGCAAAAGTGCAAGACTTATTTatcagtttgatttttttgggggggggcgacataAATTGGAAACTATCATGATGACAGTCCTCGGCAACGCCGGTCGCTTGATCCAATGTGAGTAGTACTATAGAGCTAAATTAGCTCGGACGAAGCTATGTTTAGACACGCGAGTTGCGATTTATTTGCACAATTCCAAAGTAGTAAACTACTGTTGCATCTTCGGTGTGGTCTGGGTACAGTTATAAGGGAATGGACTGTCTAGTCCTGCATGTGGTAAATTATACCAATACAGTACATCGTTGACATTGGCATTCGTTTCATAAATGATAAGTTAAATGGTTAAAAGGGCTCAGTTTCCGCCGGGGACCTTTCACAATAAATATATATCGTCGTAGTTGTTATTAGATTTCCTGTAAATCcgcatttttaaacaattaaaaattatTCTATATGACTTACCTGGATCTGATTTCTTGTCTATTTATGATATTCTTTCGTCGCTATTTCAAAATTAAAAGCGTAGCCCCTAATGGCCTTAGTTTATTTTGTAAACTAAATTTTATTTCCGTTACTGGTTAACCTTAAATTCGACGTCTTTATGACAGCGCAACGTGAGCAGTGTTACATTTGTGTAATCAAATGTATGCATTGATTCAAATTTCTGCGCCTGAGCGATATATgtctttattaaaaatattacatcGTTTTTTTCCAGTGGAGCATTTAATTAGAGTTacacaatttcaacattttaaacTTGCGTAATCTCACTCGGCATCCTAGCGGCGTCTTGGGATATTGCAGCATGAAAATGAATGCTTCTTGAAAGAATTGGTACAAAATGGCTTCTATCTTCTTTTTTCTATCTTCGCATTACTTtatctttacatttttttgtttcactcaGTGCGTTGGATGTGAtgccaaaacaaacattttctctGGGCATTTGTGGTTACCTGCCACCTTTCCCAGACATGTGCTTGTctaattgaagactaaattgtccataggtatcAATGTGAATGATTCATTGTGTACGTGTGCCCTTCGATACGTCAGCGACCAAATTGTAAAGTGTTGTAAGTCAACATGTATGTCCGGGTTCTTCACTTACCCCACTAACATGTCagactgattttattttgatctgCTCCAGTTGCCAGGAGCAGTGTCAGTCTCAGCCTGAGGACTCGTGCCACTGTTGCAGCTTTGGCCCACAATGCGACCCCAGAAACCCAGGACAATAGGTGAAACGCACACACTTGTGCTTAGCCACtgttcattttgaaataataaacatgaatgcTTAAATTGAGAATTCATTATTTTTGCACACCTTTTACGTGCTTTCATTGACAATGACTTGAAAAGTTTTTGCTGTTAATTTTAGACACACTTATGTAATTGTGGTGCTAAAAATAACTGCCGTGTCACTGTCTGTTGGAATTAATGTCCTGGGTCAGTAAGGAACCTATTTTATTGTATATACCCCTGAGGGATCTACGAAGCTTAGCATAAGATGGCCTCATTTGTAGCGTTTGTACATATTCGTTGTGAATTTAAGCATCGGTAGGAGCATCACATTGGGTGGTGATTTAAATATTTGCTAAGTTACTGTAGACTGAgtcatatttttaaatggtgTCGTCATACCTCAGGTTGTGAGTGTATATACTATGTAAAGATTTATTATCATTAAGTTAGACTCATTTCTTGGCAGAGCAATCAAGCTCAGTGTATTGAATGTAACGACTGCTTTTGAACCTGTTTTGCAGGAAACCTAAGACGGGCATCTTGATGCTGAACATGGGAGGACCCGAGAAACTAGAAGATGTACACGACTTCCTGCTCAGGCTGTTCATGGACACAGACTTGATGAAACTCCCAGTGCAGAAGTACGAATGAGAAAATCatcaagtacattttttaagggCAATACATTTGAACCAAAGTTGTCGTGCATTCCGCATTTCTCATTCGTACTCAAGGATGAACAGGAGTATGATTATTGTTGCTCAGAAACCTCCGCAGCTTCACACTCTCATAATAAGTTTATTTCAGGACAGTAGTATGCAACCTTGAAGATGTAGAAAGGAACTTTGTGTTCACGTAACTGGCCAATTTGTTCAACTATTGATCATGTACACGATTACATTCCCTCGCCCCGCAGTAAACTTGGCCCGTTCATTGCCAAGCGCCGTACGCCAAAGATCCAGGAGCAGTATAGTAAGATTGGAGGAGGCTCGCCCATCAAACATTGGACCGCCATGCAGGGAGAGGGCATGGTGAAGCTGTTGGATGAAATGAGCCCCGAGACTGGTGAGAGCGAGCGTCCACGCGGCACATCGCTAAGCGGCTTGTTGTTGTCATGCAGCCTGTCAGAGACCGACAATGGTCACAAAAGATTCCCACTGCATCTGGCACCTCGAGGCCATCCAAATGTTTGTgattatacatatataaaaataaacgcAAACGACATTTAAACCCCCACAAAGAAAGTCCCATGCTAAATTCTAGACCCCAAAACCTTTGTCTGTGATCCACACAAGCTAACCGTCTGCTTAATATCAGTTTGATTATTCTCATCCCGAGTGGATTGAACGAAAGTGAAAATTAAATTCTGTCCACTCCAACAGTCGATTTCAGACGTGTTTGTTTCCGCGGCACTCCTTGGGTGCAAAACGAAGATAGCAGCACATTGGAGGGAGTGGCTGCTCACACGCCTGCTTCACACCTCGCAGATAACAACGCAAACGAAGCAGCAGTTAGAAATCAAGTGACGGCTGACAACCACATGCAAAGCTGATATTGTTGACAACGCCTCCCCTTCACCCCTCCCGCCCTCCCTTTAAACAATCTACTCTCTTTTTCTATCCCATCAGCACCTCATAAGTTCTACATCGGCTTCCGCTATGTCCATCCACTGACTGAGGAGGCCATTGAGGAGATGGAGAAAGACGGAGTGGACCGAGCTGTGGCCTTCACACAATATCCTCAGTATAGCTGCTCCACCACAGGTCACCGAGACAAACATCATTTAGTCATAAATCAGATTTACAATTGTGACATAATATGCAGGGGTTTCTCCTAcaatgctaacattagccaaaAATGTCCGCCCATGTACGCCCTCGACAGCTAGCTCGGATGTATTGCTGTTTGCGTGGACATTTTCATGGACATCTCCACATTACtgtattgttttggtttttgttacTACCAAATCGGCCAATTGCTGTATCAATAGCTTGGCCTAACAGGTTTCTAACCTCAACGAGTCACAAGATAATTAATCTGAGGAAATCCAATGTTCCTTGTCATGtgattcattgttgttgttgttgtgtcaaCAGGTAGCAGCTTGAACGCCATTTACCGTTACTATCGAAGCAAAGGTgacaggccaaaaatgtgctggAGTGTCATTGACCGTTGGCCCACACACCCCCTGCTGGTGGAGgttagacacgcacacacacgcacacacacgcaaagacgCTAATGGGGCGGAAAGAACAAGGCGAATAAACATTTTCGGCACAGAGTTGTCATAGTAACCAATGCATCAAAACCGGTTTCCAGCCTCATGATGCAATGTGATGTCAAGAtgtcattttattcatgaaCCTAACACTTTTCCTGCGTGTGCCCGTGCAGTGTTTTGCAGAACACATCAGCAATGAGCTGCTGAAGTTTCCGGAAGCAAAGAGAGACGATGTTGTGATTCTATTCTCGGCTCATTCACTTCCTATGGCGGTGAGTGCAACGTGATATTTGCCCGTCCCCTGCGGCACTTGATCACGAATGCTATTTTTATATCCAATCCGTTTTGACTCGATGGAACAACCACGTTAAATCAACAATTCATGTTTACTCTCCAACCGCGCGACTCGTCATGACCGACCGTCCTCCCGTTGTGTAATGTGTGCAGGTTGTAAACAGAGGTGACCCATACCCCCAAGAAGTGGGCGCGACAGTCCAGAGAGTTATGGAGAGACTCGGACACTGTAACCCTTACAGACTGGTGTGGCAGTCCAGGGTAAAGCCCCCCCGTACACTTCAGAATTAAAACTGTTGATCCGCGGGATTGATCCGGTGCTCAATTTATAGCTTAGTAGAGATCCGAGGGACGTGCAATTAGGGTACAGTGGCACGCTAGCGCCCACTTGTGGTACTCACTGTGGTGCATGAGGTGAAGTTCTGACTCGAACAAATAAATTCAACCCTGTTTTACAACCAAGCACAGCATTTGaggacaaaacaaatattttattatttttatttttttatttatttatatttatatatttatatttatttatatttttattattattattattatttattttttttaggttagaACAAGAAGATTGTTTTAATCCTtaagaatgttttattttttttaaacatatattttggtgctatttttttttttacagtcacaAACGTCTGttgaaaataacacattttcatcCGCACATTGCAAATTGAGTTTTCAGTCCACCTCAAGTTTGTGATTTGAATTCTGTCACCTCTAGATGGCGCCACTTCCTATCTCATCAAGAGAGCCCCATTCCCCCCCGCAGCCCCTCAAACTCCCTTCTCTGACCGCATCCTGTTCTGTGCTCCATCCCTCAGGTGGGGCCCATGGCATGGCTCGGCCCCCAGACGGACGAGGTCATTAAAGGGCTTTGcgaaagggggaaaaagaacCTCCTGCTGGTGCCGATCGCGTTCACCTCCGACCACATAGAGACTTTGCACGAGCTGGACATTGAGTACGGACAGGTGCTGGGCGAGGAGGTGAGAACTTGCACAAGTTTCAATCCGGTCTGGCGCGTCATACTATCAGCAGATGCACATCATTGAATAATGAAGAACGTATAAGAAAATATACCtcacgttttttttggtttttttttgtctcc
Protein-coding regions in this window:
- the fech gene encoding ferrochelatase, mitochondrial; the encoded protein is MMTVLGNAGRLIQFARSSVSLSLRTRATVAALAHNATPETQDNRKPKTGILMLNMGGPEKLEDVHDFLLRLFMDTDLMKLPVQNKLGPFIAKRRTPKIQEQYSKIGGGSPIKHWTAMQGEGMVKLLDEMSPETAPHKFYIGFRYVHPLTEEAIEEMEKDGVDRAVAFTQYPQYSCSTTGSSLNAIYRYYRSKGDRPKMCWSVIDRWPTHPLLVECFAEHISNELLKFPEAKRDDVVILFSAHSLPMAVVNRGDPYPQEVGATVQRVMERLGHCNPYRLVWQSRVGPMAWLGPQTDEVIKGLCERGKKNLLLVPIAFTSDHIETLHELDIEYGQVLGEECGVENLRRAESLNGNPLFMKALAELVQSHLKSNQPCSRQLTLRCPLCTNPVCGETKAFFANQKLS